The following proteins come from a genomic window of Sorex araneus isolate mSorAra2 chromosome 1, mSorAra2.pri, whole genome shotgun sequence:
- the SCARA3 gene encoding scavenger receptor class A member 3 — MKVRSAGGDGDVLCAAEEELADEDMAFPGAQAGRLGPHCSRCQRNLSLHTSVRILYLFLALLLVAVAVLASLVFRKVDSLSEDVSLAQAVYDKKLLSVQESLQGLDLQGPGNCSFCQEAGQLGQEIRKLQEELEGLQKLLLAQEAQLGQTSQTHELLSSTSAQISQEMGSCTFSVQQVNQSLGVFLGQVRGWRATTTGLDLSLKDLAQESYDVRAALQQINFTAGQTSEWIHGLGRKTDEESLTLQRMVTDWQNYTRLFSSLRATSAKTGEAVKSIQAALGASSQRIGQNSESVHDLALQVTGLQLQLDNISSCLDDHEENMHDLEYHARYAQNRTAERFETLEGRMASHETEIGTIFANINATDSHVHSMLKYLDDVRLSCTLGFHAHAEELYYLNKSVALMLGATSLLRERLGLLSVRLDFDVRNLSLVMEEMKAVDTRHGELLRNVTILRGVPGPPGPRGLKGDVGVKGPAGGRGPKGDPGSLGPPGLQGPQGQPGDPGPVGERGPGGPRGFPGLKGSKGSFGAGGPRGQPGPKGDVGPPGPQGPPGPPGAPGPQGKPGMAGKMGRPGYPGPMGPKGDPGIQGYPGPAGSPGPPGGQSGY, encoded by the exons TGAGGTCGGCTGGCGGCGACGGAGATGTCTTATGTGCCGCAGAGGAGGAGCTGGCTGACGAGGACATGGCCTTCCCGGGGGCGCAAGCAG GCCGGCTGGGCCCGCACTGCAGCCGCTGCCAGCGAAACCTGTCCCTGCACACATCCGTGCGGATTCTGTACctcttcctggccctgctcctggTGGCCGTGGCCGTGCTGGCCTCGCTgg TCTTCAGGAAAGTGGACTCTCTCTCAGAAGATGTCTCACTGGCGCAGGCCGTGTACGACAAGAAGCTCCTGTCCGTGCAAGAGAGTCTCCAGGGCCTGG ATCTGCAGGGCCCTGGCAACTGCTCTTTCTGCCAGGAGGCCGGTCAGCTGGGCCAGGAGATCCGGAAGctgcaggaggagctggagggtCTCCAGAAGCTGCTCCTGGCCCAGGAGGCCCAGCTGGGCCAGACGTCCCAGACCCACGAGCTCCTGTCCTCCACCAGCGCTCAGATCTCGCAGGAGATGGGcagctgcaccttctccgtccaGCAGGTCAACCAGTCCCTGGGGGTCTTCCTGGGCCAGGTGAGAGGCTGGCGGGCCACCACCACGGGCCTGGACCTCTCCCTGAAGGACCTCGCGCAGGAGAGCTACGACGTCAGGGCAGCCCTGCAGCAGATCAACTTCACGGCCGGGCAGACGTCCGAGTGGATCCACGGCCTGGGCCGGAAGACGGACGAGGAGAGCCTGACGCTGCAGAGGATGGTCACGGACTGGCAGAACTACACGCGGCTCTTCAGCAGCCTGCGGGCCACGTCGGCCAAGACGGGGGAAGCCGTGAAGAGCATCCAGGCGGCCCTGGGCGCGTCCTCACAACGCATCGGCCAGAACTCGGAGAGCGTCCACGACCTGGCGCTGCAGGTGACTGGGCTGCAGCTGCAGCTGGACAACATCTCCTCCTGCCTGGACGACCACGAGGAGAACATGCACGACCTGGAGTACCACGCGCGCTACGCGCAGAACCGCACGGCCGAGCGCTTCGAGACGCTGGAGGGCCGCATGGCCTCGCACGAGACCGAGATCGGCACCATCTTCGCCAACATCAACGCCACCGACAGCCACGTGCACAGCATGCTCAAGTACCTGGACGACGTGCGTCTGTCCTGCACGCTGGGCTTCCACGCCCACGCCGAGGAGCTCTACTACCTGAACAAGTCCGTGGCCCTCATGCTGGGCGCCACCAGCCTGCTCCGCGAGCGCCTGGGCCTGCTCAGCGTGCGCCTCGACTTCGACGTCCGCAACCTGTCCCTGGTCATGGAGGAGATGAAGGCCGTGGACACGCGGCACGGGGAACTCCTCCGCAACGTCACCATCCTACGAG GTGTCCCCGGGCCTCCAGGACCAAGAGGACTCAAGGGTGACGTGGGCGTGAAGGGACCCGCCGGTGGCAGAGGACCCAAAGGAGACCCAGGCAGCTTGGGGCCCCCCGGGCTGCAGGGGCCACAGGGACAGCCGGGGGACCCTGGACCTGTGGGGGAGCGAGGGCCCGGGGGCCCGCGAGGTTTCCCCGGCCTCAAGGGCTCGAAGGGCAGCTTTGGAGCAGGGGGACCCAGAGGGCAGCCGGGTCCCAAGGGGGATGTGGGACCCCCTGGCCCACAGGGGCCCCCTGGgcctcccggggcccctgggcctcagggAAAGCCGGGCATGGCCGGGAAGATGGGGCGGCCGGGCTACCCTGGGCCCATGGGGCCAAAGGGGGACCCAGGCATCCAGGGCTACCCCGGGCCTGCGGGGTCCCCAGGGCCTCCGGGAGGCCAGAGCGGCTActga